Proteins from one Embleya scabrispora genomic window:
- a CDS encoding FGLLP motif-containing membrane protein — MRPVVLRALLAGVVLLLCAPLFAPLFGGATPARADTPGARLTVSPGGPLRPGDVVTIRGTGHTGCPTGRIDLIGFDARLRTNVEGADRLIAADVPLDPDHGFTVRFTLDPPVYIGVQGFRTLCTNRGAEMFAPPLAQTTFDYPAGEQGNPNGLPAPGPPPANPARRRMVVEPADAGPDRVVTVRTDLRCGPATANHNGELRWDGRFVTTFYAPADPTETRALRVHLPQTPTRGIHRLSVACSSDDARFGVVDAGVTLDTEVAFAPATFALSTPRAGGGERIRASGAGFTGCGTPIDGAPAEVALRRGDRVVARVPVGADGRVDAELTLPAGLPEGPTELTAGCTAERLDGTAHFAFTVLPGARTADALAPRPADRADSALDLPSPGDLVDHPGPLVVAGAGTALALPLVGFAAELFNRTIEENRLRIRRRLRPGAARPRSMPRAPRLQVLVFLVLSALCTVAVEPAIGFDRATYALALSMPIAVSLTVLAYSGPAELYRRRLSRVRAFPQLIPGALVVAVLLGVVSRTAHLVPGYVYGLFLAFTHAGLRHLPAREEGRATALGAWALAGLGAAAWVWRIPVERVLAGDDSPAFGWVLTENVLTQIYIAAMIGLVFGLLPITWLDGQLIWRWNRWAWAAVYAVAVFLFLLTLLDPTGVTTGATRQMWVRAAWVFGAFCLVSVGFWAVFRLRPAPPPGPPGPWGTPPGPWGTRSGSGAPGPATAPGRGVPRPATAPPPMPNVPPTVGRSSPPPPNPGL; from the coding sequence GTGAGACCCGTAGTCCTGCGCGCACTGCTCGCGGGCGTCGTATTGCTGTTGTGCGCGCCGCTGTTCGCGCCGCTGTTCGGCGGCGCGACACCGGCCCGCGCGGACACCCCCGGGGCGCGGTTGACCGTCTCCCCCGGCGGACCGCTGCGACCGGGCGACGTGGTGACGATCCGGGGCACCGGCCACACCGGCTGCCCCACCGGGCGGATCGACCTGATCGGCTTCGACGCCCGGCTGCGCACCAACGTCGAGGGCGCCGACCGGCTGATCGCGGCGGACGTACCGCTGGATCCCGACCACGGCTTCACCGTGCGCTTCACCCTCGACCCGCCGGTCTACATCGGCGTCCAGGGCTTTCGGACGTTGTGCACGAACCGGGGCGCGGAGATGTTCGCCCCGCCGCTGGCGCAGACCACGTTCGACTATCCCGCGGGCGAGCAGGGCAACCCGAACGGCCTCCCCGCGCCGGGTCCGCCGCCCGCGAACCCGGCGCGCCGGCGCATGGTCGTCGAACCGGCCGACGCCGGGCCCGACCGGGTCGTCACCGTCCGGACCGACCTGCGCTGCGGCCCGGCCACCGCCAACCACAACGGCGAACTCCGCTGGGACGGCCGCTTCGTCACCACGTTCTACGCCCCCGCCGATCCGACCGAGACCCGGGCGCTGCGGGTACACCTCCCGCAGACGCCCACCCGCGGCATCCACCGGCTCTCGGTGGCCTGCTCCTCCGACGACGCCCGGTTCGGCGTGGTGGACGCAGGCGTGACGCTCGACACCGAAGTCGCCTTCGCCCCCGCCACGTTCGCCCTGTCCACCCCGCGCGCCGGCGGGGGCGAGCGGATCCGGGCGAGCGGGGCCGGGTTCACCGGCTGCGGCACCCCGATCGACGGCGCTCCGGCCGAGGTGGCGCTGCGGCGCGGCGACCGGGTCGTGGCTCGGGTGCCGGTCGGCGCCGACGGGCGGGTCGACGCCGAGCTGACCCTGCCGGCCGGTCTGCCGGAGGGGCCGACCGAACTGACGGCCGGCTGTACCGCCGAACGGCTGGACGGCACGGCGCACTTCGCGTTCACCGTACTTCCGGGCGCCCGCACCGCCGACGCCCTCGCGCCCCGTCCCGCCGACCGCGCCGACTCCGCCCTCGACCTGCCCTCCCCCGGCGACCTCGTGGACCACCCCGGCCCGCTGGTCGTGGCCGGCGCCGGCACCGCGCTCGCCCTGCCGCTGGTGGGCTTCGCCGCCGAACTCTTCAACCGGACGATCGAAGAGAACCGCCTCCGGATCCGGCGCCGCCTGCGCCCGGGCGCGGCCCGACCGCGCTCGATGCCGCGTGCGCCCCGACTCCAGGTGCTCGTCTTCCTCGTGCTGTCCGCGCTGTGCACGGTCGCGGTCGAACCGGCGATCGGCTTCGACCGGGCCACGTACGCCCTCGCGCTGTCCATGCCGATCGCCGTCTCGCTGACCGTGCTCGCCTACTCCGGACCGGCCGAGCTGTACCGCCGCCGGCTCTCCCGCGTCCGCGCCTTCCCGCAGTTGATCCCCGGCGCGCTGGTGGTCGCGGTGCTGCTCGGGGTGGTCTCCCGGACCGCGCATCTGGTGCCGGGTTATGTGTACGGCCTGTTCCTGGCCTTCACGCACGCCGGACTGCGGCACCTGCCCGCGCGCGAGGAGGGTCGGGCCACCGCGCTCGGCGCGTGGGCACTGGCCGGGCTCGGCGCGGCGGCGTGGGTGTGGCGGATCCCGGTCGAGCGGGTGTTGGCCGGCGACGACTCCCCGGCCTTCGGCTGGGTGCTGACGGAGAACGTGCTCACCCAGATCTACATCGCCGCGATGATCGGCCTGGTCTTCGGCCTGCTGCCGATCACCTGGCTGGACGGGCAGCTGATCTGGCGGTGGAATCGGTGGGCCTGGGCGGCGGTGTACGCGGTCGCGGTGTTCCTGTTCCTGCTCACCCTGCTCGACCCGACCGGGGTCACCACCGGCGCGACGCGGCAGATGTGGGTGCGGGCGGCGTGGGTGTTCGGCGCGTTCTGCCTCGTCTCGGTCGGCTTCTGGGCGGTGTTCCGGCTGCGCCCGGCGCCGCCGCCCGGACCGCCGGGGCCGTGGGGGACGCCACCGGGGCCGTGGGGGACGCGGTCGGGCTCGGGAGCACCCGGGCCGGCGACCGCGCCGGGACGGGGTGTACCCCGGCCGGCGACCGCCCCGCCGCCCATGCCGAACGTGCCGCCGACCGTCGGCCGCTCGTCCCCGCCGCCGCCGAATCCCGGTCTGTAA